ACAGTTCTATTTTATTTCAAGTTGCTCTTTATTTTTTAAGGAACTTACAAGAACTGTTCTCTCCTTAATTCATCTCCTGGGTCGCTGCAACAGCTTTGAAAAAGATACATTAAATTGTATATCTTTATGGACATAAAAACGAGAACCATCATTTCTGACGATTCTCTCTTATTTTACTGCTTTTAATTTTGATATTTCTTTATTAATAGAAGACAATGCTACAAACTTAATATTATTGTTAGAGAACATTTTAGTTTCAATAAAAACAGCAATGGTATAAATTACATTTACCATTGCCACTTTACTATATATTTTTCACTATACTCAAAAGTCTTATTTATTACAATATTCGAGAGTTAAACGGATAAATTTTACTGCTAATTTGTTTTGAATTTTCAGTGCCAAGACTACTAAATTCCACATAGTTCTTCTTAAGTTCTTCTTAATATTTTTTATTACACTGCTTTAAGAAGAAGTTCTAAAGTCATACGCGCCTTAATTAGAGCCATTTACAGTGTTTATATAAACTGTTTTTTTTAAAAACACTTCTTAAGTTCTTCTTAAATACTACTAAAGTTCTTCTTAATTTTTAATCTATCGTCCAGCCAGGTTTATGATCTGAGCCACCATTCTTTATAGACTTATCTTTCTTAGACATTTCAGTTAGCAAATTACTAATCTTTTTTCTTTTCTGATTTTCATCTAAAATATTAGGAAGTTTATCCATTAATAGCTCATCTATATCTTTTCTACTCGTAGCGCTATATTGCTTTATAAAATCAATTGAAACATGAACTTTTTTTAATATCTTCAGATAATATATTTATATACTATTAAAGTCGTTAATACATTTTTAAGAGATGTGCCTAGTTAGACACATCCCTCCCAATCTCAATTATCCTCCATAGATTTCATGATGAAAATACATTATATTGTGATTTCTAATTTATAACTAATCACACATCGCTACAGGTAATTCTTTTTCATTTCCTTTACAAGCCCAAAAGATTAAAAGACTATCCTACTCTTCAAAATTACCTTTGATAACTTCATCTAAAAGTTTGGAATCTGCTTCAATAATAGGATTATCTTCTAACTTTCCAAAATAATCTGCGCTTTGTGATTTAACACCCTTATCAGTTTTATATAAATTGTGATACAATACCCTATCCGAATCTTTTCGTTTAATCTCAAAATATTTGGCAAAGTTATAACTATGGGTTGCAACAAAAATCTGAACACCATCTCTTTGTAATTCAATAAGTATATCTACAAGAACTGGTATCAACTCTGGATTAATGTTCGACTCTGGTTCATCCCACAAAAGAATAGTTTCTTTTTCAATTAGTCCGTTTCTTATTAATCTCCACAAAACTCCAAATTTACGAAACCCCTCAGCTTCCAATGAAAACTCTATTTTCAATCCATTTGTTTTTATTACATAAAAAGTATCATTTTCATAAATTACTTTTCCATCAATTACTTTTGAGATAATGGCTAACAATTTTTTATTCAATTCTGAGTTTTTCCTAGTTTCTGGCAATTCGCAATTTGTAATAATATCTATATAAGTTTTATCAAATGGCATATCGTACTTGTTATTTAATGCCAAAAATCCTTTTGAATGTGACAACATTTCTTTTGGAGGAATAAAAATTGATTTTTGTTCTTTATCTGGAAATCCTATTTCATATGAACATTCCTCATCAGTATCACTAACTATTGTTTTAGAATTATTGATATTAAGTGAAACTTTACCCATAAGATATCGTTTGTCTTCAATTAATTTAGACTCATTCGCATATACTTTTAAAATTAGTGGCTTTAAAATCTTTGTGAAAAATTCACCTTTACTTAGTCCCGCTTTAAAATAATTACTGATAATATCAATATCCGTATCTGGTTTTTTTGACATTTCACAAGTTGCATAGATTGACTTTAATAAATGTGTCTTACCTGTTCCATTTTCTCCTATAATTACATTTATCCCATTTGAAAATGCTATCTCTTCTTCTTCAAAAACCGTAAAATTTTTAAGATATACTTTAGTTATACTCACAATATTCACCACCTCTAAATTAGATATTTTATAAATTGCACTATTTTTATAATAAATAAAATTATATATGTGTAACTATATTTTAGCCAATAAAACAGCTTTCAACACTTTTTCGCCTTCACCTTGAGGTACTTCAACTCCTTGGAATTTAGCATAATTTACTTTCACTGCATCATCAAGATCTATACTTATCTTTTGATTTGCTACATGTTCAATAACTTGATCATATCGAACACATTCAAGTATTTTCATTACTCTACCAATAATCAAAATTAACAGGTGGGTACCCATGTTATCCACCTGTTAATTCTTATATCTACTCTATATTGCACCTTGAATTCCGACTTAATCCCATATTAATTATATTACTAATTAATTAGCGTAGATTAATAATTGAAGATTAATAATCTACATTTTCATTTGCGAATCATGTCTTCAGAAATACATATTTTTATGTATAAAGGGCCATTAAAAATTCAAGTGTTTAACTGTATTTTTTATAAACTTTACCACCTGACAGCCTTTAACTTCAATTTTTCTATCTAAGTGCTCCCACTTATCAATTTTAAAACATAATAATCTTCCTCCGACTCACTAGGTATATCCTTTATAGTATTTCTCTTCACAACTTTTATATCTATTACCTTACCATAATAAGTTATACGAGTTTCGCCTACAAACTGTCTCTTTGACTGTGCTAGCGCTACGAATATAATAAAATCCTTTACTTGTTATGTATTTATGAATATATGCATGTAACTTCTGAATGAATACTTCTTATCGTATTATTTTTTTTAAAAATTAATTATGTCTTTGCACAATATTTCATATTTATTGAGAACTTGTTTCTTTTTAGCTTTTAGTTCTTTACCTTCACCAATAGGCCGAAATAACTTTATTCTCCTTAAATCATTTTCCATATGTGCAATATAATAATTATTTATATCATAGTTGAAAATTTTTTTTGTTGATTTAACCCTAATAAGATATTCATCAGGTTCAACACTCAATATCTGTAAGCTTATAAAAGGCAAATCATTTTTTAGCTTTTCATAATTTAAAGATACCTCTTTTTCGCTAAAATAGTATCTTTCAATAATAGATTTTATCCAATCGTTAGCCACATTATTATCCCTAAATTCTATTACATATTTTTCAGAAAAATATTGTAATATGAATTTATCATCAACATACTCCATACATCCTTGATATTCTTTTTTATCAGCTTTAATAAAAAATTGATTAAATAAAGGAATATACCTAATCCATGTTGCTACTACCTTTTCCATTAAAACATCTCCTTACATTTGCCATAGTTTTTTGTTTCTCCTCCACATCTGTTAGTCCTTCAACCACCCAAAGCCTTAACCACCTCATCATTCTGACAAATTTATATACTTAATGCTATTATACCTCAATCACCTTCGTCATAAAAGTAATCCATTGTACTCAACCGTAATTTCATAGTCTTTAATAAATGTCTTCATTCCTTCAAGAACAAAATTTCCCTACGGTCGAGTATAAAAGTGATTCTCAATTAAATAGTGTAGCATCTCTTTTTAATTATCATATCTGAACCACATTCAATACATAAAACAATAGGACTACCGCTCTCCATGTCAAATTCCTCAGGTGTATAACATTCAAACGCAACAAATTCAGGTACCTCTTTTTCATACCCACATTTCGAACATTTTTAAGTACTCTGCTTTTTTTCCTGGCCTTTTACTTATCATATAATTTATCAATTTGAACTGCCAAACTTTTCTGAAATATTTGTAGTCAAGGTATTCCATATCCTTATCAACCATTTAATCATTTAATTACCAAAACATTTGATAATCTTCTTATTAAAATCTCTATTATCCTCCCCACTACACCCCTAGGTTTCCTCTCAACATCTCCCCTACTAAAACCATACGATTTCCCATTGTACTCTACCCTGATTTCCTCATCTTTAATAAATATCTTCATTTCTTCTATAGAAAATCCCTTAATTCTACTATCCTTATCAATACTTTCCCCTATTTCTGTTTCAGTTAAGGAACTTATCCTCCTAAGCTCTTGCCATAGTCTATATTCTTCCTTAGATTTTATACAAAGCTCCGTTACTATCACCGCATTATGAAGTAAATACTCCGTAGTATAAATCAAACTTCGAACCTGATATCCTTTTACTTCAATTTTTCTATAGAGCTTGTCCCATGCCTCAATTTTAAAAACATAATAATCTTCCTCAGAATCACTAGGTATATCCTTTATAGTATTTCTCTTTACAACTTTTATATCTACTACCTTGCCATAATAAGTTATCCCAGCTTCACCTGCAAACTGCCTCTTTGACTGTGCTAGTGCTACAAACTTAATATTATGCTCTGCTAGATTAATATTTCTGCATTTAGTGTGATAAAACTTACCTTTTAGATTTATTTCAAGTTGCTCTTTATTTCTCAGCGACCCTACAAGAACCGTTCTATCGTTAAAGTATTCATCTTTTATATAGCCCTCTCGTCCTATAGGCTCAAGTGATCTTTCAAAGGTTGAATATGAGGATTCATTTATTAGCTTATCTAAAAACTCTTCCATAAGTCCTGTAGTTGATGGAAGAAAAGGAATACCACCTATATTTACTTCTTCTATACTCTTATAAAAGTCATGATTTTTGTATGCCTCTTCATCCTTATATGGGAACAATACAAATGCTCCAAAAACGCAATTGTTATAGACCCCTGTTTTATTGTTTTTATATACTATGGGCATCTCTGTACCTGTGCATGGTATTTATATCCTCTTCCTTAGGTCCAATGCCACCATAACTTTTCTGGTATTCTATTGATGTATCAATCTTATACTTTGCGTCAAAGACAAACTCATAAGCCTTGTCGCTACCAAGCTTATTTATAGATAACATATTATCAGGCTTTTGCGTTACTGTTTTACTGCCTTCAGTTCTAGACCCTATGTTACTAACCTTTCGTGATTTAATTGCATTGTAACTTACCTTGAAAGTTTCTTTAGTATTGGGATTTTCATATACTAATGTAGATGTTACGCCTTTTTTAAGTGATACAAATATTCCACCTCTATTAATAGTTATAAAGTCTGTACTTATTAGCTTATATCTCTTTCTAAGTAGCGAATTTATCTTAATAAAACACCAATACTCATATAATAAACTAAGTTCTTTCATTGATAATGAAAATATATTACTATTGATACTTAGTCCCTTTTGCAGCATTAGATAGTATTTGTATATCTCCCTATATCCACTTGCCATATTGAAAACTAAGGACATAGATGTATTCCTATAATCACTCCCTACATCCTTTAAAAATGAGGTTTTTAGTTTGTTGTTTATTGCTTTCTTCATGGTGTTTAACTTATTTATAATATCCTCATTCTTTTTCCAAGGTGTTGATGTATAAGTTCTTATAAAACTATCTATCTTATGAATTATAGTTATTATCATAAACTTTAGAAATCTATTTTCCTTAGTGTCGAGTGTTACCTTTTTAGTTACCTGTAAAGCCTGAGTTGGAATGTTTCTACCATCTATATATTCTAATAAATGAGGCCTTTTCTCAAGCCACTTTATAGTATCCATACTTGTGTTTTTTAAGCTTTGGTATTTACATACCCTCCTATCTTTTATCAGCTCATGATGAGGTTTTGATAAAACTATATTAATAGCTTTCATTAAATTTTCATAAATATAATTTAGTATGCTATAAAATTCAGTGTAGCTATTAGATCTTTTGTTATTTATCTTGAAGTTCAGATTATAAAACGAGTAATGCCATTTGAAAAATTCGCAGACCTATATTGTAACAAAATGTAATATTGACTCAAAGTAATCAGGTATGGAAGACAACCGATAATGATTTCATTGTTTCAATTTCCATTGGAGCTTAATGTCTTAAGTAATCAGATAATGCAGAAATCTTATCAAAAATCACATCTGGTTTCAATCTCCATTGGAGCTTAATATCTTAAGTAATAAAAACTGGAAGCGTAGAAACTAAAGAAGCAACACCGTTTCAATCTCCATTGGAGCTTAATATCTTAAGTAATTCAATTCCTAATTTAGGATCAATCTTTATTGTATCGTTTCAATCTCCATTGGAGCTTAATATCTTAAGTAATGTTAGCATAACTATTAAGCCAACATTAGCCCCTGCGTTTCAATCTCCATTGGAGCTTAGTATCTTAAGTAATACAAAAACGGACACCCATACTTACAACCCGATGTGTTTCAATCTCCATTGGAGCTTAATATCTTAAGTAATCAATAACTTAAAATCTTTGGGTGTGAGTCTAAAACAAGTTTCAATCTCCATTGGAGCTTAATATCTTAAGTAATTAAAAGTATAAAAAATGTTGGTGCTTATATAACTAAGTTTCAATCTCCATTGGAGCTTAATATCTTAAGTAATGATACAAAACTACTATAACCTTTCGAGTATCTTATGTTTCAATCTCCATTGGAGCTTAATATCTTAAGTAATGTAATTACTCTTTGTCCTATGCTTTCGTATTGTTTTGTTTCAATCTCCATTGGAGCTTAATATCTTAAGTAATACACTACCTCATTCAGTAAGGTAGTATCTGTTGTTGTTTCAATCTCCATTGGAGCTTAATATCTTAAGTAATTAAATTTATAGCATTTGGTGTGAAATAATTATTAGTGTTTCAATCTCCATTGGAGCTTAATATCTTAAGTAATTGAAGATGATGATCCTTATGTAACTGAACTTATTCAGTTTCAATCTCCATTGGAGCTTAATATCTTAAGTAATTTATTATATTTTTTTATCCCACTATTGAGTGAGTCTTTGTTTCAATCTCCATTGGAGCTTAATATCTTAAGTAATATATAGACAGTGTTCCTCTTGTTAAGTTAGCTACGGAGTTTCAATCTCCATTGGAGCTTAATGTCTTAAGTAATGTTCCAAAATCAGCATCATCCGTTTGTATTAGGTCTGTTTCAATCTCCATTGGAGCTTAATGTCTTAAGTAATTATTTTATTTGTAGTTGTGTCGGGTTAAAATCCTAGTTTCAATCTCCATTGGAGCTTAATGTCTTAAGTAATCAACATGGGAAGTTATTAGAGTTATATTTGATAATTATGTTTCAATCTCCATTGGAGCTTAATGTCTTAAGTAATAAAGTAATGGACAACCTTCAGAGAAAACTATACAAGTTTCAATCTCCATTGGAGCTTAATGTCTTAAGTAATATGAAGCTTACATTTATAATAGTAAAATTAGATCAGTTTCAATCTCCATTGGAGCTTAATGTCTTAAGTAATTCTAAGGCAGGATATACCTATAATCCCTTAAGAAGTTTCAATCTCCATTGGAGCTTAATGTCTTAAGTAATGTACCTCTGCCTCAATGACTGCATCCACTATCTTTTTGTTTCAATCTCCATTGGAGCTTAATGTCTTAAGTAATTAAAAGATACTTCTATAAAAGATACTAATCATATAATGTTTCAATCTCCATTGGAGCTTAATGTCTTAAGTAATCTATACCTAGTAGTGCGAATAGCACGAGTAGCCCGCAGTTTCAATCTCCATTGGAGCTTAATGTCTTAAGTAATTTTTAAATCATCCATTACCTCTCGTGCCGGTTTCGTGTTTCAATCTCCATTGGAGCTTAATGTCTTAAGTAATCAACACCATGAAGCCAAGTCAAACAAGAAACAATGTTTCAATCTCCATTGGAGCTTAATGTCTTAAGTAATGAATTAATTTTATTAGATTGCTCTGGACAAAGTGAGTTTCAATCTCCATTGGAGCTTAATGTCTTAAGTA
This window of the Clostridium estertheticum genome carries:
- a CDS encoding AAA family ATPase; translated protein: MSITKVYLKNFTVFEEEEIAFSNGINVIIGENGTGKTHLLKSIYATCEMSKKPDTDIDIISNYFKAGLSKGEFFTKILKPLILKVYANESKLIEDKRYLMGKVSLNINNSKTIVSDTDEECSYEIGFPDKEQKSIFIPPKEMLSHSKGFLALNNKYDMPFDKTYIDIITNCELPETRKNSELNKKLLAIISKVIDGKVIYENDTFYVIKTNGLKIEFSLEAEGFRKFGVLWRLIRNGLIEKETILLWDEPESNINPELIPVLVDILIELQRDGVQIFVATHSYNFAKYFEIKRKDSDRVLYHNLYKTDKGVKSQSADYFGKLEDNPIIEADSKLLDEVIKGNFEE
- a CDS encoding DUF2357 domain-containing protein, coding for MNFKINNKRSNSYTEFYSILNYIYENLMKAINIVLSKPHHELIKDRRVCKYQSLKNTSMDTIKWLEKRPHLLEYIDGRNIPTQALQVTKKVTLDTKENRFLKFMIITIIHKIDSFIRTYTSTPWKKNEDIINKLNTMKKAINNKLKTSFLKDVGSDYRNTSMSLVFNMASGYREIYKYYLMLQKGLSINSNIFSLSMKELSLLYEYWCFIKINSLLRKRYKLISTDFITINRGGIFVSLKKGVTSTLVYENPNTKETFKVSYNAIKSRKVSNIGSRTEGSKTVTQKPDNMLSINKLGSDKAYEFVFDAKYKIDTSIEYQKSYGGIGPKEEDINTMHRYRDAHSI